A stretch of the Malus sylvestris chromosome 10, drMalSylv7.2, whole genome shotgun sequence genome encodes the following:
- the LOC126586141 gene encoding uncharacterized protein LOC126586141, with protein MGSLTEEELMQMVRDFNESYSSDSSSAAPNSNPLSPTRQPKFLTLQDLVWKATDCEIEILEKILKYLRDMGAVVEPNNLKNKCVVMKLNEDGYEASLCKTSWVSSLRLSKGGYEYVDVMVREKKNNNVKDGGKVTRLIVDIDFRSQFEVARPTQNYKQLKDTLPTIFVGTEEKLDKIISLLCSAAKQSLRESGLHIPPWRQASYMQSKWLSKDCKKISI; from the exons atgggGAGCCTAACAGAAGAAGAACTGATGCAAATGGTGAGAGACTTCAATGAATCTTATTCATCAGACTCCTCCTCAGCAGCTCCCAATTCAAACCCTCTCTCCCCCACTCGTCAACCCAAATTTCTCACTTTACAG gACTTGGTATGGAAAGCAACAGATTGTGAGATTGAGATTCTTGAGAAAATCTTGAAGTATTTGAGAGACATGGGGGCTGTGGTGGAACCCAACAATCTGAAAAATAAATGCGTTGTGATGAAACTAAATGAGGATGGTTATGAAGCTTCCCTTTGCAAAACTTCATGGGTTTCATCTTTGAGGCTCTCTAAAG GTGGATATGAATATGTTGATGTAATggtgagggagaagaagaacaacaatGTTAAAGATGGTGGAAAAGTGACAAGGCTCATAGTAGACATAGATTTCAGGTCACAATTTGAAGTGGCAAGACCTACACAGAACTACAAGCAGCTCAAAGACACTCTGCCCACCATTTTTGTTGGGACTGAAGAGAAACTTGACAAGATCATATCTCTCCTTTGCTCAGCTGCAAAGCaatctcttagggagagtggcCTCCATATTCCTCCTTGGAGACAAGCCAGCTACATGCAGTCCAAGTGGCTCTCCAAAGACTGCAAAAAAATCTCTATCTAA